The following proteins are encoded in a genomic region of Arachis stenosperma cultivar V10309 chromosome 4, arast.V10309.gnm1.PFL2, whole genome shotgun sequence:
- the LOC130973431 gene encoding fasciclin-like arabinogalactan protein 10: MAHNRHLLLLLLLAVFAAAVSAHNITAILESDPNYSQFNSYLSQTKLADEINSRTTITVLAIPNSAFSSITQNHPLPVIKNLLSLLVLLDYFDPTKLHKITDGTTLTTTLYQTTGNAEGNIGSVNITDIRGGKVAFGSAVPGSKLASTYTKSVKQIPYNISVLEISAPIIAPGILTAPAPSSSLNITALLEKAGCKMFASLIVSNGVIKTYQSTADKGLTIFAPSDEAFKAKGVPDLSKLTNAEIVSLLQYHAAAKYLPVGSLKTSKDAISTLATNGAGKYDLTVSVAGDSVTLHTGVDSSRVADTVLDSTPLSIYTVDSVLLPTELFGKSPSPAPAPEPASAPSPTPASAPSPAEAPSPLPASPPAPAGDVPAGAPSDAPSAEAERSGTSPKSASVRVEASFAVLTFTVAALCAVVFPTVSMS; the protein is encoded by the coding sequence ATGGCTCACAACCgccacctcctcctcctcctccttctcgcCGTCTTCGCCGCCGCAGTCTCCGCCCACAACATCACAGCAATCCTCGAATCCGACCCTAACTACAGCCAGTTCAACAGCTACCTATCTCAGACAAAACTCGCCGACGAGATCAACTCTCGCACCACCATCACCGTCCTCGCCATCCCAAACTCCGCATTCTCTTCCATCACACAGAACCACCCCTTACCAGTCATCAAGAACCTCCTCAGCCTCCTCGTCCTCCTCGACTACTTCGACCCCACCAAGCTCCACAAGATCACCGACGGCACCACCCTCACCACCACCCTCTACCAAACCACCGGCAACGCCGAGGGAAACATCGGATCCGTCAACATCACCGACATCCGCGGCGGCAAGGTCGCCTTCGGCTCCGCCGTTCCCGGCTCCAAGCTCGCCTCCACCTACACCAAATCAGTTAAACAGATTCCTTACAACATCTCCGTCCTCGAGATTAGTGCTCCGATAATCGCGCCAGGGATCTTAACCGCTCCAGCTCCATCATCCTCCCTTAACATAACGGCACTCCTCGAGAAAGCAGGTTGCAAGATGTTTGCCAGCTTGATCGTCTCTAACGGCGTCATTAAGACATACCAGTCAACGGCTGATAAAGGTTTGACCATTTTTGCACCGTCCGATGAGGCATTCAAGGCAAAAGGCGTTCCCGATCTGAGCAAGCTCACCAACGCTGAGATCGTTTCGCTCTTACAGTACCACGCCGCCGCTAAGTACCTTCCTGTCGGTTCCTTGAAGACTTCCAAGGATGCCATTAGTACATTGGCCACTAACGGTGCTGGAAAGTACGATTTGACGGTTTCCGTCGCCGGAGATTCAGTTACATTGCACACCGGTGTTGATTCATCTAGGGTTGCGGATACCGTGTTGGATTCCACTCCCCTTTCTATTTACACTGTAGACAGCGTTCTCCTTCCTACGGAGCTTTTCGGAAAGTCGCCGTCGCCGGCGCCTGCGCCAGAACCTGCCAGTGCTCCATCTCCAACTCCTGCATCGGCTCCGTCGCCGGCTGAGGCTCCTTCTCCTCTCCCAGCTTCGCCGCCAGCACCTGCCGGTGATGTTCCCGCTGGTGCTCCGTCGGACGCGCCATCGGCGGAGGCGGAGCGTAGCGGCACCTCCCCTAAGTCTGCTAGCGTGAGAGTTGAAGCTTCTTTTGCGGTTCTCACTTTTACAGTAGCTGCTTTATGTGCCGTTGTTTTCCccactgtttccatgtcctga